A genomic segment from Dermatobacter hominis encodes:
- the serA gene encoding phosphoglycerate dehydrogenase, with the protein MRVLVSEKIADGGLQRLRDAGHEVDVQLDLTPETLLDAVKGAHALIIRSATKVTKEVLETGTDLVVVGRAGIGLDNVDVAAATDRGVMVVNAPQSNTLSAAEHTMALLLAQARNVPQAHAALKDGRWERSKWEGVELSDKVLGIIGLGRIGKLVAQRAMAFGMKLIAYDPFVTPDRARQINVELVDLDTLMSRADFITLHLAKTPETAGLIGAEMLAKAKPTLRVINVARGGIVDEDALAAAIADGTIAGAALDVFAAEPTTESPLFELDQVVVTPHLGASTAEAQDKAGDTIAAMVELALAGDFVPFAVNVSAAEASESVRPYLPLAERLGRIFAGLCGGDGDGASGSGNSIDIEYQGQIAEYDTRILTLSVLKGFFGATSGEPVSYVNAPQVAEEQGIEVRPTATTTARDYVNLITIRSGAHSLAGTLVGLRSVPSLVMIDDHTVDVPPSEHLLVVRNEDRPGMIGTVGSVLGEASLNIDDMAVGSNEQGAKAIMVIATDRSVPDDVVTRLRGVDGIVSVYAVG; encoded by the coding sequence ATGCGAGTACTGGTGAGCGAGAAGATCGCGGACGGCGGCCTGCAGCGGCTGCGCGACGCCGGCCACGAGGTCGACGTGCAGCTGGACCTGACGCCCGAGACGCTGCTGGACGCCGTGAAGGGCGCCCACGCGCTCATCATCCGATCCGCCACCAAGGTGACGAAGGAGGTGCTCGAGACGGGCACCGACCTGGTCGTGGTCGGCCGGGCCGGCATCGGCCTCGACAACGTCGACGTGGCCGCCGCGACCGACCGCGGCGTCATGGTCGTCAACGCGCCGCAGTCGAACACGCTGTCGGCCGCCGAGCACACGATGGCCCTGCTGCTGGCCCAGGCCCGCAACGTCCCGCAGGCCCACGCCGCGCTCAAGGACGGCCGGTGGGAGCGCTCGAAGTGGGAGGGCGTCGAGCTGTCCGACAAGGTGCTCGGCATCATCGGCCTGGGCCGGATCGGCAAGCTCGTGGCCCAGCGGGCCATGGCGTTCGGCATGAAGCTCATCGCCTACGACCCGTTCGTGACGCCGGACCGGGCTCGGCAGATCAACGTGGAGCTCGTCGATCTCGACACGCTGATGTCGCGCGCCGACTTCATCACCCTGCACCTGGCCAAGACACCCGAGACCGCCGGCCTGATCGGTGCCGAGATGCTGGCCAAGGCCAAGCCGACGCTGCGCGTGATCAACGTCGCCCGCGGCGGCATCGTGGACGAGGACGCCCTGGCCGCGGCGATCGCCGACGGCACGATCGCCGGTGCCGCCCTCGACGTGTTCGCCGCCGAGCCCACCACCGAGTCGCCGCTGTTCGAGCTCGACCAGGTCGTCGTCACGCCGCACCTCGGCGCCTCGACCGCCGAGGCCCAGGACAAGGCGGGCGACACGATCGCCGCGATGGTCGAGCTGGCGCTGGCCGGCGACTTCGTGCCCTTCGCGGTGAACGTGAGCGCGGCCGAGGCCTCGGAGAGCGTCCGCCCGTACCTGCCGTTGGCCGAGCGGCTCGGTCGGATCTTCGCCGGGTTGTGCGGTGGTGACGGCGACGGCGCCAGCGGGAGCGGCAACTCGATCGACATCGAGTACCAGGGCCAGATCGCCGAGTACGACACGCGGATCCTCACCCTCTCGGTGCTCAAGGGGTTCTTCGGTGCGACGAGCGGCGAGCCGGTGTCGTACGTGAACGCGCCGCAGGTGGCCGAGGAGCAGGGGATCGAGGTCCGGCCCACGGCGACCACGACCGCCCGCGACTACGTCAACCTCATCACCATCCGCAGCGGTGCCCACAGCCTGGCCGGCACGCTCGTCGGCCTGCGGTCGGTCCCGTCGCTCGTGATGATCGACGACCACACCGTCGACGTGCCGCCGTCCGAGCACCTGCTGGTCGTCCGCAACGAGGACCGGCCGGGGATGATCGGCACGGTCGGCTCCGTGCTGGGCGAGGCGTCGCTGAACATCGACGACATGGCCGTCGGCTCCAACGAGCAGGGGGCCAAGGCGATCATGGTCATCGCCACCGACCGCTCGGTGCCCGACGACGTGGTCACCCGGCTCCGCGGCGTCGACGGCATCGTCTCGGTCTACGCCGTCGGCTGA
- a CDS encoding pyridoxal phosphate-dependent aminotransferase — translation MSAPTTTGRISRRVAGIAPSATLAVDAKAKAMKAAGDPVIGFGAGEPDFPTPEPIVQAAIAACSDPKNHRYTPAPGLPELREAIAAKTLRDSGVTVQPSQVVVTNGGKQAVYEAVLAVVDDGDEVLLPAPYWTTYPEPIRLAGGEPVVLSTTEDTGFRVTVDQLEAARTERTKALVFVSPSNPTGAVYPRDEIEAIGRWALEHGVIVITDEIYEHLVYDGHEHHSILAVVPELADQTIILNGVAKTYAMTGWRVGWLIGPDDVVKAVSNLQSHLCSNVANVSQRAALAAVSGDLSAVAMMRETFDRRRRVMHGMLNDIDGITCLEPEGAFYAFPNLTGLLGRDLGGETASTTLELADLVLDKAKVAFVPGEAFDAPGYGRFSFALGDEDLEEGIARIQRLVAG, via the coding sequence ATGAGCGCCCCCACCACTACGGGTCGGATCTCCCGACGCGTCGCCGGCATCGCCCCGTCCGCCACCCTCGCGGTCGACGCCAAGGCCAAGGCCATGAAGGCCGCCGGGGACCCCGTCATCGGGTTCGGCGCAGGGGAGCCCGACTTCCCGACGCCCGAGCCGATCGTGCAGGCCGCCATCGCCGCCTGCAGCGACCCGAAGAACCACCGCTACACCCCGGCGCCGGGCCTGCCCGAGCTGCGCGAGGCGATCGCGGCCAAGACCCTGCGGGACTCCGGCGTGACCGTCCAGCCCTCGCAGGTCGTGGTCACCAACGGCGGCAAGCAGGCCGTCTACGAGGCGGTGCTGGCCGTCGTCGACGACGGCGACGAGGTCCTGCTCCCGGCGCCGTACTGGACGACCTACCCCGAGCCGATCCGTCTCGCCGGCGGAGAGCCGGTGGTCCTGTCGACCACCGAGGACACGGGCTTCCGCGTCACCGTCGACCAGCTCGAGGCCGCCCGCACCGAGCGGACCAAGGCCCTGGTCTTCGTCTCGCCGTCGAACCCGACCGGAGCGGTGTACCCGCGCGACGAGATCGAGGCGATCGGCCGCTGGGCGCTCGAGCACGGCGTCATCGTCATCACCGACGAGATCTACGAGCACCTCGTCTACGACGGCCACGAGCACCACTCGATCCTCGCCGTCGTGCCCGAGCTCGCCGACCAGACGATCATCCTCAACGGCGTCGCCAAGACCTACGCGATGACCGGCTGGCGCGTCGGCTGGCTGATCGGCCCCGACGACGTCGTGAAGGCGGTGTCGAACCTGCAGAGCCACCTCTGCTCGAACGTGGCGAACGTGTCGCAGCGCGCCGCGCTCGCGGCGGTCAGCGGTGACCTCTCGGCCGTGGCGATGATGCGCGAGACGTTCGACCGCCGCCGCCGGGTCATGCACGGCATGCTCAACGACATCGACGGCATCACCTGCCTCGAGCCCGAGGGCGCCTTCTACGCCTTCCCGAACCTCACGGGCCTGCTCGGCCGCGACCTCGGCGGCGAGACGGCGTCGACCACGCTCGAGCTCGCCGACCTCGTGCTCGACAAGGCCAAGGTCGCGTTCGTGCCGGGCGAGGCGTTCGACGCCCCGGGCTACGGGCGGTTCTCGTTCGCCCTGGGCGACGAGGACCTCGAGGAGGGCATCGCCCGCATCCAGCGGCTCGTGGCCGGCTGA
- a CDS encoding PQQ-dependent sugar dehydrogenase: MPPRRRARWALAAVVAVATAALAAACVPPATPPTTTTAPPAGGGDVSVAQTVGGFTTPWEIAFLPDGTPLVTERPGRVAAVVGGARQVVATISDVVASGEGGLLGLAVDPAFATNRFIYTCYDHGSGGVVSDVRIVRFRVAEDLGSLTGQTPVLTGIPQGAGNRHQGCRLAFGPDGMLWATTGDAAQPTYPQSTTNLAGKVLRMTAAGAPAPGNPGGSWNPYVYSIGHRNGQGLAFRPSDGQPFEVEHGTGCDDEINRIVAGGNYGWNPVGSGYDESKPMTDLSIPGAIPAVWSSGCPTIAPSGASFVTGAQWGQWNGALAVAVLKGTRLMFVKISGSTLQGIDTRLTDRGRLRTVRQAPDGSLWVAQDANPGSLLRLVPAP, from the coding sequence ATGCCGCCCCGCCGCCGCGCCCGTTGGGCGCTGGCCGCCGTGGTGGCGGTGGCGACGGCGGCTCTGGCGGCCGCCTGCGTCCCGCCGGCGACACCCCCGACGACGACCACTGCGCCCCCGGCCGGGGGCGGCGACGTGAGCGTGGCCCAGACCGTCGGCGGCTTCACCACGCCGTGGGAGATCGCGTTCCTGCCCGACGGCACCCCGCTCGTCACCGAACGGCCCGGGCGGGTCGCGGCCGTCGTCGGCGGCGCCCGTCAGGTCGTCGCCACCATCTCCGACGTCGTGGCGTCGGGCGAGGGCGGGCTGCTGGGCCTGGCCGTCGACCCGGCCTTCGCCACCAACCGCTTCATCTACACCTGCTACGACCACGGGTCCGGCGGCGTGGTGTCCGACGTGCGGATCGTCCGCTTCCGCGTCGCCGAGGACCTCGGGTCGCTGACCGGCCAGACCCCCGTCCTGACCGGCATCCCGCAGGGCGCCGGCAACCGCCACCAGGGCTGCCGCCTGGCGTTCGGACCCGACGGGATGCTGTGGGCCACCACCGGCGACGCCGCCCAGCCGACCTACCCGCAGAGCACGACGAACCTGGCCGGGAAGGTGCTGCGCATGACGGCGGCGGGCGCACCGGCGCCCGGCAACCCCGGCGGCTCGTGGAACCCGTACGTGTACTCGATCGGCCACCGCAACGGTCAGGGCCTGGCGTTCCGGCCGTCCGACGGCCAGCCCTTCGAGGTGGAGCACGGCACCGGCTGCGACGACGAGATCAACCGGATCGTCGCCGGCGGCAACTACGGCTGGAACCCCGTCGGCTCCGGCTACGACGAGTCGAAGCCGATGACCGACCTGTCGATCCCGGGTGCCATCCCGGCGGTCTGGTCGAGCGGCTGCCCGACGATCGCGCCGTCGGGCGCCTCGTTCGTGACCGGTGCGCAGTGGGGGCAGTGGAACGGCGCGCTCGCCGTCGCCGTCCTCAAGGGCACCCGGCTGATGTTCGTGAAGATCTCGGGCTCGACGCTGCAGGGCATCGACACGCGGCTCACCGACCGGGGACGGCTCCGCACGGTCCGCCAGGCGCCCGACGGCTCGCTCTGGGTCGCGCAGGACGCCAACCCGGGCTCGCTGCTGCGGCTCGTCCCGGCGCCGTAG
- a CDS encoding cation:proton antiporter: MELLSLALVLLAAVVAGRAAEAVGIPAVVGEIAAGLLLGPSALDLVGPSEGLALLAELGVLVLLLQVGLGLETTEMRAVGTPAVRVAVIGVVVPFATGWGAAVALGVDSTTALFLGAALVATSVGITARTFADAGVLDGTEARIVLGAAVVDDVLGLLVLSVVLRVATGGGVDLGATALSLLLACGFLVVSMVVGIRLVPPVFAWIGRTGAGGYVPLLAGLVLMLLLAEGAARAELAPLIGALVAGVLLARTDQAERISRGVAPIAALLVPVFFVAVGIDVDLGALGSSTVLVLAGVLFAVGVVGKAVSGLGVGGGAVDRLLVGIGMVPRGEVGLAFAATGLGAAVLDDDRYAAIVVVVLATTIVAPLLIRWRLGARRPSAAAARTPDDPGTAPPGAPAA; this comes from the coding sequence GTGGAGCTGCTGAGCCTCGCGCTCGTGCTGCTCGCCGCGGTCGTGGCGGGCCGCGCGGCCGAGGCGGTCGGGATCCCGGCCGTCGTGGGCGAGATCGCGGCGGGACTCCTGCTCGGCCCGTCGGCGCTCGACCTCGTCGGGCCGTCGGAGGGGCTCGCGCTCCTGGCCGAGCTCGGCGTGCTCGTGCTGCTGCTGCAGGTCGGCCTCGGGCTCGAGACGACCGAGATGCGCGCGGTCGGCACGCCGGCCGTGCGGGTCGCCGTGATCGGCGTGGTCGTGCCGTTCGCCACAGGCTGGGGCGCCGCGGTCGCCCTGGGCGTCGACTCCACGACCGCCCTGTTCCTCGGTGCCGCGCTCGTCGCCACCTCGGTCGGCATCACGGCGAGGACCTTCGCCGACGCCGGCGTGCTCGACGGCACCGAGGCCCGGATCGTGCTGGGTGCCGCCGTCGTCGACGACGTCCTCGGCCTGCTCGTGCTCAGCGTGGTGCTCCGGGTGGCGACCGGCGGCGGCGTGGACCTCGGCGCGACCGCGTTGTCGCTGCTGCTGGCCTGCGGGTTCCTGGTCGTGTCGATGGTCGTCGGGATCCGGCTCGTGCCGCCCGTGTTCGCCTGGATCGGCCGCACGGGCGCCGGCGGGTACGTCCCGCTCCTCGCCGGCCTGGTGCTCATGCTGCTGCTCGCCGAGGGCGCCGCCCGCGCCGAGCTCGCGCCGCTCATCGGCGCGCTGGTCGCCGGCGTGCTGCTCGCCCGCACCGACCAGGCCGAGCGGATCAGCCGCGGCGTCGCCCCGATCGCAGCGCTGCTCGTCCCGGTCTTCTTCGTCGCGGTCGGCATCGACGTCGACCTCGGCGCGCTCGGCTCCTCCACCGTGCTGGTCCTGGCCGGGGTCCTGTTCGCGGTGGGCGTCGTCGGCAAGGCGGTGTCGGGGCTCGGCGTCGGCGGCGGGGCGGTCGACCGGCTGCTCGTCGGGATCGGCATGGTGCCCCGCGGCGAGGTCGGGCTGGCCTTCGCGGCGACCGGGCTCGGCGCCGCGGTGCTCGACGACGACCGCTACGCGGCGATCGTCGTCGTCGTCCTGGCGACGACGATCGTCGCCCCGCTGCTCATCCGTTGGCGCCTCGGCGCACGCCGTCCTTCCGCCGCGGCGGCACGCACCCCCGACGACCCGGGCACCGCTCCGCCCGGCGCCCCGGCGGCCTAG
- the serC gene encoding phosphoserine transaminase has protein sequence MSTPDISLPDDLLPADGRFGCGPSKVRADAIEMLAGSAPHFMGTSHRQAMVRFKVSELRNGLAELFSLPDGYEVLLGNGGTTAFWDAATFGLIEERSQHLDFGEFSSKFAKAATTAPHIGQPEIIKTDPGHHPEAVPMDGIDAYCLTHNETSTGVSMPLQRPNGTEGDALVLVDATSAAGGLRFDPSQTDVYYFAPQKCLASDGGLWLAACSPAAIERIERISASDRWVPAFLDLSIALENSRKDQTYNTPALATLFLATEQVMWILENGGLEFAAGRCDRSAATIYDWADAHPHATPFVKDPEARSHVVATIDFDDEIDAATVAAVLRDNGILDTEPYRKLGRNQLRVALFPAIDPEDIAQLTRCIDHVIERLA, from the coding sequence GTGAGCACGCCTGACATCTCCCTCCCCGACGACCTCCTCCCCGCCGACGGCCGGTTCGGCTGCGGGCCCTCCAAGGTCCGGGCGGACGCGATCGAGATGCTCGCCGGCTCGGCCCCGCACTTCATGGGCACGTCGCACCGCCAGGCGATGGTCCGGTTCAAGGTCAGCGAGCTGCGCAACGGGCTGGCCGAGCTGTTCTCGCTCCCCGACGGCTACGAGGTGCTGCTCGGCAACGGCGGCACGACCGCGTTCTGGGACGCCGCCACGTTCGGGCTCATCGAGGAGCGGAGCCAGCACCTCGACTTCGGCGAGTTCAGCTCGAAGTTCGCCAAGGCCGCCACCACCGCCCCGCACATCGGGCAGCCCGAGATCATCAAGACCGATCCCGGCCACCACCCCGAGGCGGTCCCGATGGACGGCATCGACGCGTACTGCCTGACCCACAACGAGACGTCGACCGGCGTGTCCATGCCGCTGCAGCGCCCGAACGGCACCGAGGGCGACGCGCTCGTCCTGGTCGACGCCACATCGGCCGCCGGCGGCCTGCGCTTCGACCCGTCCCAGACCGACGTCTACTACTTCGCCCCGCAGAAGTGCCTCGCCTCCGACGGCGGGCTCTGGCTGGCGGCGTGCAGCCCGGCGGCGATCGAGCGCATCGAGCGCATCTCGGCGAGCGACCGCTGGGTGCCGGCGTTCCTCGACCTGTCGATCGCCCTCGAGAACTCGCGCAAGGACCAGACGTACAACACGCCGGCCCTCGCCACCCTGTTCCTCGCGACGGAGCAGGTCATGTGGATCCTGGAGAACGGCGGGCTCGAGTTCGCCGCCGGCCGCTGCGACCGCTCGGCCGCCACCATCTACGACTGGGCCGACGCCCACCCGCACGCCACGCCGTTCGTGAAGGACCCCGAGGCCCGTTCGCACGTGGTCGCGACGATCGACTTCGACGACGAGATCGACGCCGCCACCGTCGCCGCCGTGCTGCGCGACAACGGCATCCTCGACACCGAGCCCTATCGCAAGCTCGGCCGCAACCAGCTGCGGGTCGCGCTCTTCCCGGCGATCGACCCCGAGGACATCGCGCAGCTGACCCGCTGCATCGACCACGTCATCGAGCGCCTCGCCTGA
- a CDS encoding S9 family peptidase: MPGHDGRTDGEDGTPVMPSAPATVPFGSWPSPLSPSEAAGGAVRVSSVGLAVADDGSTTIRWSEQRPDLNGRIVVCRAPVPTGDEPAVEGVIEGPAEMSARSGVNEYGGGSWWADGDQLFWTEGLSGGIVTCDAVGGPATPVTTAPPTSRGWRHAAGVLTPPGERRWIVCEREVHPGAEVASGPGNVAGAVVSALTEPANELAVVPVDGGAPTTLVRDGDWAVAPALSPDGAVLAWLRWDHPDMPWDAAEVWAARVLYPDGAGSDGPDDPDDGSGAAPVVVDARRVAGGRAGAAARALDRPIAACLPSWSPDGRLWWCDDADDWWQLRCAAAPGLPDEGAGDRAEVALDVPGEVGEPRWISGGSRFGFTDDGRVVVALLHEGLDSVQVWDPSTGSLDPVPSPPGGFTSVEHLAVQGQVVAVAGGGGAQPTSAWSVDLRTGRVVDHRAGSPHATPTLEPASISLPEGISFPTSGGEDAHALFYPPCSASSSAPEDELPPLVVRIHGGPTASARAEYSTSVQFWTSRGFAVVDVNYRGSTGYGRRYRDLLLGEWGVADVEDCVAAVRWLADQGRVDGGRCVIRGGSAGGFTALEATCRSDVFAAACSLYGVTDLRALAADTHKFESRYLDGLVGPYPQEAARYEERSPLFHAELLDRPVLLLQGTDDPIVPPSQAEVLREALHAGGIPHALILFPGEAHGFRSAGTIVRALEAELAFYGEVLGFTPADDLPPLQLER, encoded by the coding sequence GTGCCGGGACACGACGGGCGGACCGACGGCGAGGACGGCACGCCCGTGATGCCGTCCGCGCCCGCCACGGTCCCGTTCGGCTCCTGGCCCTCGCCGCTCTCGCCGAGCGAGGCGGCGGGCGGGGCGGTCCGGGTGTCGTCGGTGGGGCTGGCGGTCGCCGACGACGGCTCGACCACCATCCGCTGGAGCGAGCAGCGGCCCGACCTCAACGGTCGCATCGTCGTGTGCCGGGCGCCGGTCCCGACCGGTGACGAGCCCGCCGTCGAGGGCGTGATCGAGGGGCCGGCGGAGATGTCGGCCCGGAGCGGCGTGAACGAGTACGGCGGCGGCTCCTGGTGGGCCGATGGCGATCAGCTGTTCTGGACCGAGGGGCTGAGCGGCGGGATCGTCACCTGCGACGCCGTCGGCGGCCCGGCCACGCCCGTGACGACCGCGCCGCCGACGTCGCGCGGCTGGCGGCACGCCGCCGGCGTGCTGACGCCGCCCGGCGAGCGGCGCTGGATCGTGTGCGAGCGCGAGGTCCACCCCGGTGCCGAGGTGGCCTCGGGCCCCGGGAACGTGGCGGGCGCCGTCGTCAGCGCGCTCACCGAGCCGGCGAACGAGCTGGCGGTCGTGCCGGTCGACGGCGGCGCGCCCACCACGCTCGTGCGCGACGGCGACTGGGCGGTCGCGCCGGCGCTGTCGCCCGACGGCGCGGTGCTGGCCTGGCTGCGCTGGGACCACCCCGACATGCCGTGGGACGCCGCCGAGGTGTGGGCCGCACGCGTCCTGTACCCCGACGGCGCCGGCTCCGACGGGCCCGACGACCCCGACGACGGCAGCGGGGCTGCGCCCGTGGTCGTCGACGCCCGACGCGTCGCCGGCGGCCGTGCCGGCGCGGCCGCACGAGCGCTCGACCGGCCGATCGCCGCGTGCCTGCCGTCGTGGTCGCCCGACGGTCGCCTCTGGTGGTGCGACGACGCCGACGACTGGTGGCAGCTGCGCTGCGCCGCCGCGCCGGGCCTGCCCGACGAGGGCGCCGGCGACCGCGCCGAGGTGGCGCTCGACGTGCCGGGCGAGGTCGGCGAGCCGCGGTGGATCTCGGGCGGGAGCCGCTTCGGCTTCACCGATGACGGCCGGGTCGTCGTCGCCCTCCTGCACGAGGGGCTCGACTCGGTCCAGGTGTGGGACCCGTCGACCGGCTCGCTCGACCCGGTCCCGTCGCCGCCCGGCGGGTTCACCTCGGTCGAGCACCTGGCGGTGCAGGGCCAGGTGGTGGCCGTCGCCGGCGGCGGGGGAGCGCAGCCGACCTCGGCGTGGTCGGTCGACCTGCGGACCGGGCGGGTGGTCGACCACCGCGCCGGTTCGCCGCACGCGACCCCCACCCTCGAGCCGGCCTCGATCTCGTTGCCCGAGGGCATCTCGTTCCCGACCTCGGGCGGCGAGGACGCCCACGCGCTCTTCTACCCGCCGTGCTCGGCGTCGTCGTCGGCGCCCGAGGACGAGCTCCCGCCGCTCGTCGTGCGCATCCACGGCGGCCCCACCGCGTCGGCCCGGGCGGAGTACTCGACGTCGGTGCAGTTCTGGACGTCGAGGGGCTTCGCCGTCGTCGACGTGAACTACCGCGGGTCCACCGGCTACGGCCGCCGCTACCGGGACCTGCTGCTCGGCGAGTGGGGCGTCGCCGACGTCGAGGACTGCGTCGCCGCGGTGCGGTGGCTGGCCGACCAGGGCAGGGTCGACGGCGGGCGGTGCGTGATCCGGGGCGGGTCGGCCGGGGGGTTCACCGCCCTCGAGGCGACCTGCCGCTCCGACGTCTTCGCCGCCGCCTGCAGCCTGTACGGCGTCACCGACCTCCGGGCGCTCGCGGCCGACACCCACAAGTTCGAGTCGCGGTACCTCGACGGCCTCGTCGGCCCGTACCCGCAGGAGGCGGCCCGGTACGAGGAGCGGTCGCCGCTGTTCCACGCCGAGCTGCTCGACCGGCCGGTGCTGCTGCTCCAGGGCACCGACGACCCGATCGTCCCGCCGTCGCAGGCCGAGGTGCTCCGCGAGGCGCTGCACGCCGGCGGCATCCCGCACGCGCTGATCCTGTTCCCCGGCGAGGCCCACGGGTTCCGCTCGGCCGGCACGATCGTGCGGGCGCTCGAGGCCGAGCTGGCCTTCTACGGCGAGGTGCTCGGCTTCACGCCGGCCGACGACCTCCCGCCGCTGCAGCTCGAGCGCTGA